Proteins encoded together in one Fimbriimonadaceae bacterium window:
- a CDS encoding helix-turn-helix domain-containing protein, translating into MEQTWLTVDELAAVLKVSPKSIRRAYRKGEIPVDRFCRFVRFDLERVKEALKAKGRGQTFVVSMRKEGQRSATDGASGRRAQRTSPRLGKTGASIAQTPRRKK; encoded by the coding sequence ATGGAACAAACATGGTTAACCGTCGATGAGTTGGCCGCCGTCCTCAAAGTCAGTCCAAAGTCGATCCGCCGGGCCTACCGCAAAGGCGAGATTCCGGTAGATCGATTCTGCCGATTTGTACGTTTCGATCTGGAGCGCGTGAAGGAGGCCCTGAAGGCCAAGGGGCGTGGTCAGACCTTTGTGGTGTCCATGAGGAAGGAGGGACAGCGCAGCGCGACCGACGGCGCCAGCGGGCGGCGCGCGCAGCGGACCAGCCCCCGACTTGGTAAGACGGGGGCGTCTATCGCACAAACGCCAAGGAGGAAGAAATGA
- a CDS encoding replication initiation factor domain-containing protein yields the protein MTVSGGFTQTIDWLAFTLPKAEVADVIRLIGGDWFQSETGFRGYPVAQLMTQGKTGVGKLGTGAPRNPKEVHVDLSAGIVSQWDEAKLKTVLAWIFAQKGHVTRIDVALDDREATVAVETVRQAVEAGQVVSRSKQFKVIQASNHRQGIRTGETLYFGSRESQSMLRVYDKRLELQSRGREDAETYGVRWEMEFKQDRAQACAKALLTLDSEDWRAFLVGVLRSYVDFRETTREAESYEKYRAPLLSWWEGLTEGFRRCRLVVERIQQRLDDVVAWFANALSPMLAVVVACRGDQFLTEMIYAGTKRWNQKHYALLKQRKKVVTPYVLHLKPRT from the coding sequence ATGACCGTCTCCGGAGGATTCACCCAAACCATCGATTGGCTGGCCTTCACCCTGCCGAAGGCTGAAGTCGCAGACGTGATCAGGCTCATTGGTGGCGACTGGTTCCAGAGTGAGACCGGCTTTCGCGGCTATCCCGTGGCTCAGCTCATGACGCAGGGCAAGACGGGTGTCGGCAAACTGGGGACGGGTGCTCCTCGCAATCCGAAGGAAGTGCATGTGGATCTGTCGGCTGGGATTGTCTCCCAGTGGGATGAGGCCAAGCTCAAGACGGTCCTGGCCTGGATCTTCGCTCAAAAAGGCCATGTCACCCGCATTGATGTGGCCCTGGATGACCGGGAGGCCACTGTCGCAGTCGAGACGGTCCGGCAAGCCGTGGAGGCCGGACAAGTGGTGAGTCGATCCAAACAGTTCAAGGTCATCCAGGCTTCGAATCATCGCCAGGGAATCCGAACCGGAGAGACTCTCTATTTCGGCAGTCGGGAGAGCCAAAGCATGCTCCGTGTCTATGACAAACGGTTGGAACTCCAGAGTCGTGGACGAGAAGACGCGGAGACTTACGGCGTCCGGTGGGAAATGGAATTCAAACAGGACCGGGCGCAAGCCTGCGCCAAAGCGCTGCTCACACTCGATTCCGAAGATTGGCGGGCCTTCTTAGTTGGGGTCCTGCGCTCCTATGTGGATTTTCGAGAGACCACGCGAGAGGCCGAATCGTACGAAAAGTATCGGGCGCCCTTGCTGAGCTGGTGGGAGGGCTTAACCGAAGGCTTTCGGCGCTGTCGGCTCGTGGTCGAACGCATTCAACAGCGGCTGGATGATGTCGTCGCGTGGTTCGCCAACGCCCTCAGCCCCATGCTCGCCGTGGTCGTGGCCTGTCGCGGTGATCAGTTTTTGACGGAGATGATTTATGCGGGCACGAAACGATGGAACCAGAAGCACTATGCCCTGTTGAAGCAACGCAAGAAGGTGGTGACGCCCTATGTGCTTCATCTCAAACCTCGGACATAA